From Argopecten irradians isolate NY chromosome 2, Ai_NY, whole genome shotgun sequence, the proteins below share one genomic window:
- the LOC138314857 gene encoding cyclin-dependent kinase 5 activator 1-like, whose product MGTVLSFSPRPRKPLYEDINLNNFSYEILNNAKNQIQAPTTKEKNFKRHSIFLSGLSWKKFTVNAGKKKDKNFLRFSNASVRVLPGKIDNNFNIENVNLNRNIPKSVSCYNLKTETEENQCPRRTIIVKNTEKGTSPKRTVIQASTSELLKCLGEYLRKRCKRLRHFEGCDVIMWLRTVDRSLLLQGWQDVAFINPANVVFVYMLIRDIVYSDIDSEHDLQSLVLTCLYLSYSYMGNEISYPLKPFLVEENRERFWDRCLLIINRQSSSMLKINSDPSFFTEIFTELKAYSPCI is encoded by the coding sequence ATGGGAACCGTTCTGTCGTTCTCACCGAGGCCGCGGAAACCTCTGTATGAAGACATTAACTTGAATAATTTCAGTTATGAAATTCTCAACAATGCCAAGAATCAAATTCAGGCACCAACGACAAAAGAGAAGAATTTCAAACGCCATTCTATATTTCTTAGTGGGCTAAGCTGGAAGAAATTCACAGTAAACGCGGGGAAGAAAAAAGACAAGAATTTTCTTCGATTTTCGAATGCCTCGGTTCGTGTTCTTCCGGGGAAAATTGACAATAATTTCAAcatagaaaatgtaaatttgaaTAGAAACATTCCAAAGTCTGTGTCGTGTTACAATCTTAAAACTGAAACAGAAGAAAATCAATGCCCGCGACGAACCATTATTGTGAAAAACACCGAGAAGGGAACGAGTCCAAAACGTACGGTTATTCAAGCTTCAACGTCAGAGTTGTTAAAGTGTTTGGGGGAGTACCTCAGAAAACGCTGCAAACGTTTGAGACATTTTGAAGGCTGTGACGTCATCATGTGGCTAAGAACAGTTGACAGATCCCTTCTTCTACAAGGATGGCAAGATGTCGCCTTCATCAACCCTGCCAATGTGGTTTTCGTCTACATGCTCATCAGAGATATCGTCTATTCGGACATAGATAGTGAGCATGACCTTCAGTCCCTGGTGCTAACTTGTTTGTATCTGTCGTATTCCTACATGGGAAACGAAATCAGCTATCCACTGAAACCATTCCTCGTCGAGGAAAACAGGGAGCGATTTTGGGACCGTTGTTTATTAATAATCAACCGACAGAGTTCAAGCATGCTCAAGATAAACAGTGACCCAAGTTTCTTCACAGAAATTTTCACAGAACTCAAAGCGTATTCTCCATGTATATGA
- the LOC138316520 gene encoding zonadhesin-like, whose protein sequence is MTIQTPDCSIQTSDITIPTPDCTIQTPDCIIQTSDITIQTPDCTIQTPDCIIQTSDCTIQTSDITIQTPDCTIQTPDCIIQTSDITIPTPDCTIQTPDCIIQTSDCTIQTPDCIIQKLDITIPTPDCTIQTSDITIPTPDCTIQTSDITIPTSDCTIQTSYITIPTPDCTIQTSDITIPTPDCTIQTSDITIPTPNCLYRRQTTSDCIIQTSDITIPTTDCTIQTPDCIIQTSDITIPTPDCIIQTSDCTIQTSDITIPTPDCIIQTSDITIPTPVCTIQTPDCIIQTSDCTIQTPDCIIQKSDITIPTPDCTIQTSDITIPTPDCTIQTSDITIPTPDCTIQTSDITIPTPDCTTQTSDITIPTPDCTIQTSDITIPTPDCTIQTSDITIPTPDCTIQTSDITIPTPDCTTQTSDITIPTPECTIQTVSQYQRSLASVVVMTFPTWITEFRVFLGTTLMTLFSLNGSSRLHDDISCAEMMRTTLELEFPLEMATGPQ, encoded by the exons ATGACTATACAGACGCCAGATTGTAGCATACAGACGTCAGACATTACTATACCGACGCCAGATTGTACCATACAGACGCCAGACTGTATCATACAGACGTCAGACATTACTATACAGACGCCAGATTGTACCATACAGACGCCAGACTGTATTATACAGACGTCAGACTGTACCATACAGACGTCAGACATTACTATACAGACGCCAGATTGTACTATACAGACGCCAGACTGTATCATACAGACGTCAGACATTACTATACCGACGCCAGATTGTACCATACAGACGCCAGACTGTATCATACAGACGTCAGACTGTACCATACAGACGCCAGACTGTATCATACAGAAGTTAGACATTACTATACCAACGCCAGATTGTACCATACAGACGTCAGACATTACTATACCGACGCCAGATTGTACCATACAGACGTCAGACATTACTATACCGACGTCAGATTGTACCATACAGACGTCATACATTACTATACCGACGCCAGATTGTACCATACAGACGTCAGACATTACTATACCGACGCCAGATTGTACCATACAGACGTCAGACATTACTATACCGACGCCAAATTGTTTATACAGACGCCAGACT ACGTCAGACTGTATCATACAGACGTCAGACATTACTATACCGACGACAGATTGTACCATACAGACGCCAGACTGTATCATACAGACGTCAGACATTACTATACCGACGCCAGACTGTATTATACAGACGTCAGACTGTACCATACAGACGTCAGACATTACTATACCGACGCCAGACTGTATCATACAGACGTCAGACATTACTATACCGACGCCAGTTTGTACCATACAGACGCCAGACTGTATCATACAGACGTCAGACTGTACCATACAGACGCCAGACTGTATCATACAGAAATCAGACATTACTATACCAACGCCAGATTGTACCATACAGACGTCAGACATTACTATACCGACGCCAGATTGTACCATACAGACGTCAGACATTACTATACCGACGCCAGATTGTACCATACAGACGTCAGATATTACTATACCGACGCCAGATTGTACCACACAGACGTCAGACATTACTATACCGACGCCAGACTGTACCATACAGACGTCAGACATTACTATACCGACGCCAGATTGTACCATACAGACGTCAGACATTACTATACCGACGCCAGATTGTACCATACAGACGTCAGACATTACTATACCGACGCCAGATTGTACCACACAGACGTCAGACATTACTATACCGACGCCAGAATGTACCATACAGAC GGTGTCACAATACCAACGGAGCCTGGCCTCAGTTGTCGTCATGACCTTCCCTACCTGGATAACCG AGTTTAGGGTGTTCttaggaacgacgttaatgacgttattttctcttaacggaagtagccgtctccatgatgacatatcatgcgcagaaatgatgcgcactactctggagttggaattcccACTCGAAATggctaccggtcctcagtga
- the LOC138314858 gene encoding ankyrin repeat domain-containing protein 6-like, with the protein MLLRTQIVGVEFYDAVLNNELQLLKRLVTQHKIDLNAKFIEVRKKNHADLCPIHLASYRGYTYMLQYLIESKCDVNQTTTTLRRTALHFAVLRHKMACMLLLIAAGAQLDAKDTFSNSPCHYAADDGYCQMLDVLIRRGVNVDTLDITSKTPLMKAVRNNKTDAVLRLLRAQCNINITDRNSDMALHYAARNGCADVIDILISAGSLIDVQNYWGRTPLMETVCYNHKDAVARLLKANCDLNRREFKTGDTALHIAIKRNYTEVVGLLLAAGSRHDIYNHQGETAAYDAVVSNKVEIIRLMVVHNCDLEQPGKYFSDGVYKSLFQIAAEKGHFDICRLLASFGYVDFRARGYIYMNYIPPRLVTEQEDVVQWLRRKMQTPTSLQLLCRKCIRKRLGHKIVHTVECLPIPRALKEFVLIKDMDEEEEKNLR; encoded by the coding sequence ATGCTGCTCAGAACACAGATAGTCGGCGTCGAGTTTTACGACGCCGTGTTGAACAATGAGCTACAGTTATTGAAACGTTTAGTAACACAGCATAAGATAGACTTGAATGCAAAGTTTATAGAGGTGAGAAAGAAAAACCATGCAGATTTATGTCCCATTCATCTCGCTTCGTATCGAGGCTACACGTACATGTTACAGTATCTTATAGAATCTAAATGTGACGTGAACCAAACGACAACTACCTTACGAAGGACAGCCCTTCATTTCGCCGTCTTACGACACAAGATGGCGTGCATGTTGTTGTTGATTGCTGCAGGGGCACAATTGGACGCAAAGGACACGTTCAGCAATTCGCCATGTCACTATGCGGCAGACGATGGGTATTGTCAAATGTTGGACGTGTTGATACGAAGGGGCGTCAACGTTGACACTTTAGATATAACGTCCAAGACGCCATTGATGAAAGCAGTgagaaataataaaacagacGCAGTGCTTAGACTACTGAGAGCCCAGTGTAATATTAACATTACGGACAGAAATAGTGATATGGCCTTGCACTATGCTGCAAGGAATGGTTGTGCTGACGTCATCGATATTCTTATTTCCGCCGGAAGTTTAATAGATGTTCAAAATTATTGGGGACGAACACCCTTGATGGAAACGGTCTGTTATAACCACAAAGATGCAGTTGCTCGTCTGCTCAAAGCCAACTGTGATCTAAATAGGCGGGAATTCAAAACTGGTGACACTGCGTTGCATATTGCCATAAAACGGAATTACACTGAAGTTGTAGGACTTCTTCTCGCGGCTGGCAGTAGACATGATATATATAACCATCAAGGGGAAACGGCTGCTTATGACGCTGTTGTAAGCAACAAGGTCGAAATTATCCGACTTATGGTAGTCCATAATTGTGACCTAGAACAACCAGGCAAATACTTTTCTGATGGGGTGTATAAATCTCTTTTCCAGATAGCTGCAGAAAAGGGCCATTTTGATATCTGCCGTCTACTAGCTTCTTTTGGTTATGTTGACTTTAGAGCACGCGGGTATATTTACATGAATTACATCCCCCCGCGTCTCGTCACAGAACAGGAAGACGTCGTCCAATGGTTACGGCGTAAAATGCAGACTCCTACCTCTTTACAGCTTCTTTGCAGGAAGTGCATCCGCAAACGACTTGGACACAAAATAGTCCACACAGTCGAATGTTTACCAATACCAAGGGCTTTGAAAGAATTTGTGCTGATCAAAGATATGgatgaagaagaagaaaagaatCTTCGGTGA